A stretch of DNA from Danio rerio strain Tuebingen ecotype United States chromosome 10, GRCz12tu, whole genome shotgun sequence:
acagcttctcattcaaaacatttagtcgttgttgttgttgtttttgatagCGGAATATCattgcaccaaaacgtattaaaagggaagtgaattataacagcacaaactttttCTGTAACCATAGTAGTGATGTGCGCTATTTGTTAAACCCTTTGAGGTTacgtgctgacagactgactgaccgactgactgactgactgacaggtgagtGATGCGTGTCCGGAGAGATACGATTATATTCAGTTCTAGAAACATGATCATATTGGTTCTACTGTTAATAGGGATAGATCATAAGTATGATTTCTTTTGGGTGATTGGGGTGATTGAGGTGTTTTCGCGTTAATGTCATGTGAATCACCACAGCATGCAGGTATGGCCAGATTTAGCCCGGAGAGTGACAGCAAAAAGCAGATCATATGCGTGAGCTGACACAGACCacaaaacatatcagactcattTGAATTGCACAGTAACATGCGTTTTAAAGAGCAACAGTAAGTCAGACATAGTATTACCATTATAGATTAGTCATGACTGTGGTAGTTATGAATCTGATGCACTTGAGCTTAACAGATTTAAATGCAAGATGTATCTGTTTctatatcttttttataattctctgaaacataactaaaattaaattgtaagcacttctctatgtggaagcccaaatacagaaacagaagacgCTCTGTGGAAATAGCTTCAGTAAGCGGGGTGTGGGGTTTATGACTTAAttaacctggatgtattttttttagtccccaaactttgttcgctgtaggctttgctaagctaacgctgtgaaagccaatgtctccctttgcattgagtgtattacattcagagatgttgtttatgtttacacagaTACATTAGACACAAACTAAagtgtaaaatattatatttcagtAGGCCACCCCTTTAATTAATTGTTACCAATAACGGCTGGCCAAATACGCACACTGTCACCACAGGACTGTGTTTAAATCCCTCATAAAGGAGATTTTTGCatgataggtcccctttaattgtcatttgtgCTGTGAAGTGAAACGGGGATAACATCAGTAAGAAAAATAACCACAAAGTATTGGAAATAACGTAAATAATGGAAATTTGATGTACAGTAAACAGAATTAAGCTCCTGACATGTAATGTTGCATTTAAGCCCTTACTCTGATTATTGGAAATAATCTGTTATTCGTGCACATGTTAACGTAGTcactgacacatttaaaatgcatCAGTAATATCAAAAATTTATTGGACGTTTTATTGAATATACTGTATTAAAAGCCATCTATACATTCTGTACAGGTCTAACCGGCTTCATGTTTCAAGTTATTTCCAATATTGGCTAATGCTTCGCTTTGCTACATTGAACATCCAGTTTACTGGACATTAAGGCCAATTCACACGGATGCTTTTGTGTGAAAACCAACAGATTAACGGCAACACACACCAACAGGGGTAACACTGAACCTACAAACTCCAACAGACTTGTTTGTTGCTGTTCATCTGTGTGGTGTGTAATggcctgtaaatgtgttttgaaaTGCTACATCTATATTTAGATGAAAGCAGTAATGCCAAAGTAACTGCTGCAACTGggcataaaatacattttattgttcattttttgagCACAGAATTGGACAGGATGTTAATAACCTTGTTTCTTATACTATGTGTTTGTTTCCCTTTTCTTTTCTGCTGTTCTCAATTAAAACACATTATGCTAGTTTACACTAGCTCATCCTAATGTGTTATTTAGTGAtgtttgtcgccacctactggacTTATTTCATATCTAAGACTTAGACAACTTTCTTATTGTCTTGCTGACACTTTTCCTGTTGCTGTCATATTATAGATATTATAGACTAgctagtgtgcgtgtgtgtgtgtatttgtgactTCGGCTTCTCTAGCTTGATACAGAGCCTCACAGACGCAGCAGAGTAAGTTCAGGAACAGCATCTGTTCTCCTCAGTTCCTCTGCCACTCCTGCTCTCCTTCTACAAATCATTGGCAGTGTTTATCTTCACTGAACCTGACAATACAACCCAAGCCATGACTTCTGGATTCAGATAAGTGtgtcactggccacctgttcaGTGCAACCAGGGATGGTGCTCAAGATCATCTAAACTGGGCCTATCAGCCGGCgctgcactgagacaccagcgaatcagctgacggcactctgttacacacaagaccgtcttcagaaacacacagcaacacacttctgctcgctCGCCATACCCTCTttgaatgtgtctgaatctcttGCCTGTTGACAAGCTCCTAGGGAAGGTCAGTCTGCTTCTGGATGTGACCCTCCGTGCGCCTCTGAAGGGGAAACAGTCACACAGGATGTTGTAGAGCGTCACTCTTACTGACAAGACTGTAGCTGGAGTGGCATTGTAGTGACGTCTGCGAAACCACTCTGGAGGAGCGAATGCAGGAGTGCCTGAGAGACACAAGAAGACCACAAACATCTGCTTAAAATGCTCCAGTACAGACAAATTCCCTTTAGTTGATCAGCAGAAGTTCACAAACATCAACTGAACGTTTCCTTCAGTAACTCAAACTCACCTGaaaagtatttgtaggccgatcTCTTCAGCACATCTCCACAGCcaaagtccagcagcttgatgtcctgggactctgtggagaccagcaggttctctggcttgacgtcccggtgcaggacaCCACGGCTCTCACAGTGTTTCAGCGCTgcgatcagctgcaccagcactttcttggtCAGACGCTCgtccagacagccgttctcctcacagaagctctggagatCTTGACAAGGAGCcggacgctccaggatcaggacGTAGCGTCTGGGAGGgtcaaaccagtccagcagctgcaggacactggggcaggcaggagctgaagtgacacgggtcatcaatgccacctccagcggcagccgaccctgaccgTCCTGCAGGACAAACCCTCCATTATATCCAGGACTGaatcaaacacagcaaacacaacaTATTTCATACTGGAACTTACAACTTTCAGTCTCTCGGGGGTCCGGTCTTTCGACACATACTTGATGGCCACCTGCAGACagagtaaatcacacctgcctgatggTGACACATGACATTTACTGACAGCAACATTTCTAAAGCATGTCTTAATGTAGGATGGAAGAAAAtctcttactggcagtccatTAGACCTGCGgatcccagcaaacacagagccgaaTCCACCTCGTCCCAGCAGCgggcccttcaggtacaaatcCGCAACACAGAAGAGCACAAGAAATGAAGAGAAAAGAGGAAACATGCTGCAGTGTCTTCAATGACAAATCATTTCTTAACTGAGCCATGAGATCTGCAAGATGAGCTGTGCTGACCTCTGCAAGAGCATTTGGCTGGTCTCCTGGATGAGGTGGACTGCCTTTTCCTCTTGCTGTTCCTCTGGTCTGTGGATGCAGAATCAGCCAAATGTGAAGGCAGAGGAGCCAAAAAACCAGGAAGCTCAGCGGTGCCGTCCCGTGTGTCTGTATCCAGAGCTGCTGTCTGGGTAAAAGCAGCACTCCTGGGTCTGGAGCGGCTTGATGCTAAATTATAATTCACACACAGCAAACACTTTTACTGCTCACTTTTCTCACACTTTCAATCGAGACTTGCAGTTTTTATTGAGCATCTCTGTAGTTTTCCATCTATATAATTGTTTTAAGgaatatattgtttaataaatctgttttgtgacATGTTAACTTCTACAATctttttcatattagtcaaacatCGTGCAGCATCATACAATGACAAACTAATGAGCCATTAAAAACACTCACCTCATCTTTCTTCACCCATGTgggacatggaaaatgtcctacAACCTGCAACCAAACAAGAAaacacatataaaatataaaaataaaccaataacaaagtaaataagaagaaaaataataacaaaaccaaGTGAAAATGGAAAGACTATAACAATAAATGTTATAGTTAATTTCTCTCTGTTCTTTATTTCTTGTGCTCTTCTGTGTTGCAGACTTAAACTTATAAAATTCTTAaagacaaacactcacacactgcaTGCTCTTCATAATGTGGTGCAAAAAATTAAGACAACAAAATAAGACAATTTCAGAAGTTACTTTATTACAGAATCTATCAacacagaataaaaataaaaaggctgcaacttaaaaaaaaaactaagacgAATACATTTAACAAAATCTCATGTTTTAAAAGATGGTGTTATTTATGCAGATCAATTTAGGGGTCATTCCTTGCTATATTGATATAGCATATTATTATGCTATAATATTATAGGTAATATTTCAGTTCAGGGGCTTTGCTAGGGTCGTAatggataaggggcttagccccaaagaagCCCTCCCTCCCTTCCCCCCAAACAAGAAGTTGTAATTCACCCTGCTAAAATACCCCCACTTTCAAAAGGTGATTTCTAATCTTAATAATATGATTATAAATggttcaataataaaataaataaagggtttttgaattgacagttttttaacaataAACTGTGAAGCTTTGTGACATCAAAAAggaaaaaacattgataaattaaCCCACTTCTTCTTTACtagtctgttatgagccatatcaGACCTCTTGAGCCTATCATCACctcctgatttgcagtttctgtgtgttttttgaaaatgtaattttctgcatgtcttcaaatctgaaaatatgatttattttacgGTGTGAGTTGCTATgcaatgtgatacaaagctacaaacatgttcatttggacCGAGTGATTAACTaaggtgtagtgttgtcaagatactggaatttctaaattcaataccttgcaaAAATATTGACATTCTATAGGCtactatttttaatataataacaattgtatcaaaaatagtacaaaaaattattaaataaagctatatgctagaaatatgtttGATTCAGATTTCTTTAGGGGGagatttttcttcatttttcctcaaaataggttgatgtggacagtgtagcactttaaatgcatgtaatgcctgatTCATTcacacttgagcagaaattccaaatatgcctcacaaaagtagcagaacattccaggaaatccctaatatggaaaaaggaatccagctattgctgtagttgaatgaatgaaaataagatctgaataaacacaAAATGGCTTTAACTGGTCATTTACACGACTGCAACAATAAATGGTCTATATGTGTTCTTCCAGCCATcttaggtattttcataagaataAAGTTGATTTATAATCCGATGCTAACTGATATAGCGTGTTACAGTAGAATATAACttagctagaaaataatatgctagattcataaactcactgtgatttaacgaTTACAAAAACATATGGAACTGTACAAAAACAGAAACagtgactggctatatcatatctagataaatatgtgtagatatctatatcatatctagaaagctagtacaatttTCTAACTAATTCACATGTATTTACATTGaaatgatgcacattttattgattacagttattttatttttaccaaaactGCACACTTTTAATActatgaaaacaaatattaagcttcatcagtagttagaactattTAGTTTGGagaaacagttgtattattaccccatcagcttcagctcctcaaaataatgaatgtatGATGACAGTGCTGTGGCGGGATTTTTTAAACACCTtgtgacaacagtgccactccTACCTGCTGGAAGAAACAGGTATTGCTGAATAGTAGCTATTTTAATccagcccattacattacaaagcacAGGAGAGGACAATTTCTTCAACAGGATAGCGCTccctctcatacttcagcctccacatcaaagctccagAAAGCATAGAAGGtaaggtgctgcaggattggccagcccagtcaccggacatgaacattattgagcatgtctggggtaagatgaaggaggaggcattaaagataaatccaaagaatcttgatgaactctgggagtcccacaaaaacgctttctttgccattccagatgactttattagcaagttattcgagtcattgcagagatggagGCAGTCGCCCAAGCTCATGAGagccatacacaatattaattctgtaTCCACTGCACCATTGACTTAAGATtctatactgaacattatttctgtgacttttgcctaagcaaagtcagaccttactgtcctaattaaaaatcaagacatgatcatattttattttggtgaaataagcgtaatcctttacctttcatataagccacttctgataccaaatgatcaactagttcctaaaacttggataggtgacgaCGTTTGTCAGGTAGGGTAGTTGTAGGTGTGACACTAGCCCTTCACTAGTAGGTATCAGGTAGAGTTACATCATGAATAATTAATCTCTCAATGAGATCAGAGTCAGTAAGGCTCATTTCAGCCTTACGCAAGTCACAAAATGGACATAGCCGTCCTGCCGAACAACAATCATCCAGAGAAATTCCTTCAGCTGGATGTGGGAATGTTGCCGGCTACACATGGAATGTTTCAGATTGGCGCTGCACTGTCTCGCCAACGGCAGTGGCACAACAGGATGTACTCCCAGGTAAAACTCTGTTAGCATACAGACTCAGGCTGCCACAGGGAAGGAGAACGTGAGAGCTGCTTTGTGGGAAAAAAAATTTCCTGGAAATGAAGCTTACGCTTATAGATTACAGCAAGCAAATTCCATCATAAGCAAACCGAATTTACAGCATAGctattttttgtaataatagcGTTCCTGTAAGTTTATGCTGTAAATTTAGCAAATAGCCTACTACAAAGTTTTTGAACGATATAAAGTGCTTGAATTATTCTGAATTATTGGTAATACAACTACaatagtaggctaatataaacaaatgctaaTATAAACTTTTCTACAACCACTATATAGGctatattgtatattatacaaCAATATACCAAAGTTTACTCTAGTAAAATCTACACTAAAGAATTTTTACAGATTATCAGTTGACCATACAGTAAATACTACATTTAGGCCTATATAGCATTCAATAACTAAGTGAGAATACTATACAGTATAATAGActttactgcactgtaaaaagttttcatattttgtgattcatgtttttatttttaattttccccAATTAATCATGTTTTAGAAATGGATTATGGGGCCTTGATcattcctccaacaacttttaacctcaaAAAGTTcaaaaaggtgacttttattaacattgtaAATAGATTAAAGTAATATATTGTTTGGACTGGCTTTGTATATTATAGTACAAAAACCTTGTTAAAAAAAACCTCcagtacattttcttttattttacagattcatttctttatatattgtttattataatacGTTATAAAATTTCAagcaactaaaatgtcaataaaagtcactttgttaaaatgtAATCTTGACTTATaggttaataaaaacaaataacccAACACTTTAATTTTCTATAACTACCATAGGCTATAATGTATATTATACAACAATACACCAGTTTACTGCAGTAAATCTAAAGTATATTATAGAATTTATTCCAGATTATCAGTTCACCATAGATACAGTAAATACTACATTTAGGCATATATAGTATTTAATAACTAAGTGTGAGAATACTATACAATATAATACTGTAGACTTTACTGCACTGTAAAAGttttcgtattttgtgattcatgtttttattttttattttccccaCTTAATTATGCTTTagaaatgcattatgggaccttgatcattcttcaaacaacttttaaccttaaaaagtaaaaaaaataaaaataaaataaaagtcttgtattaacatttttaatagatgaAAGTAATATATTGttagggttggtgttgtatattatggtacagAAACTgctagtacattttctgttattttaaagatttatttctttatatattatttattatagtacATTATAACATTTCAAGCAACTAAAATAGTTTAGTGGGTTAATTCAAACAAataacccaatactgtagtttgcTACAACTACTATTTAGGCTATAGTGTATATTGTACTACATTAAACCACAGTTTACTGCAGTGAAATCTAAAGTATCTTatagaatatatatgtataaagtaaaatgtatatgtaaaaagttttcatattttgtgattcatgtttttattatttttttgtatttgtttccaACTAATTATGCTTAAGAAAATGCACAATGGgaccttgatttttcttttaacaacttttaatcttaaaaagctTCAAAAAGaggcttttattaacattttaatagttttaagtgatatattgtctgggttggtgttgtatattacaccaCAAAAACCCTGTAATAAACTTcagtacattttttgttattttacagatttatttctttatattttatttattaaagtacaTTATAACATTTCAAACAActgaaatatcaataaaagtcatttgACTTATaggttaataaaaacaaataatccaagttttctacaactatttATTACAGATTATCACTTCACCATAGATAcagtaaatgtatatatttaggcTAATATAGCATTCagtaactaagtatgaaaatactataatatatacagtatagtagACTTTACTACGCTGTAAAacgttttcatattttgtgattcatgtttcaaatttttattttccCACAATTAACTATGCTTTAGAATTGCATTATGATCttttttccaacaacttttaacctttaaagtttaataataaatgaattttattaacatttattaacagttggtgttgtatattatgctacaaaaccATGTAATAAACctccagtacattttctgttattttacagatttatttctttatatatgatttattatagtgtatcaaaacaactaaaatatcaataaaaagtcACTATATTAAATTGTAGACTTGACTCTTCAACATCAAACAttgacaaagcagagatcaaggtcccataatgcaatcaataacagtaaataaatcaaaaagaaaTTGTTGATcataaaatatggaaactgtttacagatatttttttacagtatatggcTCAAAAATACTGaagaatttacaataaattactctACTATTTTATTCATGTGAaagggaacaaaaaaaaaagtttggcttAACAAGCACCATTTGATTTATTAGATTATATTTATGCTGCaattcagtgtttctcaaccacgttctggacctccagctctgcacattttccatgtctccataaccagacacctgattcagatcatcagctcattaacagagactgaaacacctgtaatgggtgtgacagaaaaatgagacatccaaaacatataGTGTTGGTTGTGCTcaaggaatgtggttgagaaacactgctaacTAACAAGAAACAAAAGGGGTAACCAGCAGCGCTTTAATTTTCACCAAATGCTTTGAATTTATTAACAATATACTATGCTGCTTACTTTATAAAAGACTATTGTACCAAGTCCAACTTCTCCACCCAACCATCGCATCAGAGCATATCTGATGTTTAATCTGCATGCTGCAATGCAGCTGAAAACAACCAGCACTTTTCAGCAATTCCTAAACAAAATATATGATAAAGCAAAGTATTTTAAACCCTACTGAATAATTGGGTTTTAGAAAAAAGTGTATATTTGACAGAAATAGTTGCCTGAGATGTGTTTCAAAGATGTTCATTGACTAAAATGACTTGCATTACCCAGTGTTgagcaagctacttgaaaaatgtaataaGCTgatattagctactctacttaaaatgcaGCCTAACTACACTAAAATCTGTCTGaaaaatgtagcaagctaagctactTGGCCAAAGTAGCTACATCTCAGCTATTTTTGCAAGTCAATCAtgtcttagtgatcaataaactGTCAATGACACATATGAGGCATTAttgttcagttcaattatttacaaataaaaatatatttgcaaataatatgctgcactaaacagaaacaaatgatagaatatgacagcaaaaacaaaaatccaataaaaccaggtgttacacatttaaaatactatagtaatttatagtaaagtaaaatattaagaaataagCATTGTATTATATATACTATACATGTATACTTCTGACTTTTCATTAATGAATTACTCTACATAATGTAGTAACATTAGTAACaaactaatagtaattaccatagtatactttagcttttactatagtaaactatatatatatatatatatatatatatatatatatatatatatatatatatatatatatatatatatatatatatatatacaatagttCTGTCGTGCCGtgagatattctgcaataacagcactagtCCAGCCTCTTAATCCTTCACCTTTTTATTACTCTGCACACATACAGCAAGCAGAagacagtttgacaaatatttctgcagttgggcaacataatgtactttttggGCTTTTTTAGTCGGGAatgcagttgtttagattgcaaaaactgtttttgttttagattgCAGTTAAATATAGTACCtatcttaaaatatttataatttctgagaagCAGTGATTCGGCGGGCCATTAGCCGCATTGAGtggaccaaagacggttgacgttgtccatccacagGAGGGCGACAGaggctgcataatatattttttatataattttttatatttgccCCTACCCCAACCTTAAAATCAACCgtcaaagaaatgtaaaaacagatctggatctggagtcttctctattagtataatCGATTAACCCAATGCAATtttacagcaattcgtaactttttgatttagtggctaattcgtatgatctaatacgtacaatttagtacaatttgctcattacctaatgacggttaggtttaggggtgggattgggtgccacgcctcatttttaaaatcgtatatttTCATTTGACTGAACTCgtatttcccatttattgtattttattagtgtcTGCCcataccccaaccttaaaccgaaccgtcatagtaatgtaaaaacagatctggatctggagtcttctctattagtatagcttaATAACTatgtaaaccagtggttctcagacttttttcatcaagtaccacctcagaaaaaaattgtttctCTAAGTACCAACAAAATGAGCATtactgaaatacagtagcgtagtaggcccagtaaagcagctacaactctgcacagttaaaaaaacgtggcagattacctcagaaatataggctatatgtcatatatggcatattatatccatcatttttggtaaattttgaaatgtgtgtagcatgtacatgacatatttcattcctccgcgtaccactagaaggaagcctgcataccactagtggtacatgtaccacagtttaagGAACAACTTATgtagatggatgataacagccccTACTGAATCATATCTAtcaactgataaccactgataacacccatttaCTCAAGTATTTGAACAGAATTCAAATTAAATGTACAGGTCAAATAAAAATCCTTTCAAGTCCATAAATATGCCTTTGTAAGTGTCTACCGATTGTCGAATCTGGTTGGGTTGTTCAAATGATTTTCCTTTATTTTAGAGAATCATTCAGGTTTTCATTCAAATTTAAATGATAGAAATGACTCAAAATTTCCAAGTAATCACTTTGGTCGTCCCAATTGTTCAcacattataaatgtaaaatgaaaggctcatattttgtattttaaatcatGTCAGGGTAGCCCAGTCCCGCTTGAGTCCTCAACTGAATCTGACCAGTATAAACACAACAGTCTGGAATTTTCTAGTAATACTAAAGACTCTCATTAAATtgtccaggtgtgtttaattagtgtcAAAGCTACAATCTACAAAAAGTGGCCCTTCAGGGCTGTGTAGGGggaatatttaatttgtttcaaaCGTGATAGAACATTAACCTTTTTGGAGGCACTGATTTAATTTTTGAACTGATGTACTTGACATGAAAATGTCACCAgagtcttgtgtgtgtgtgcgtgtgtaattAGACTGCATAAATTACATGTGAGAGCTTCAGACAGGAATGAATATACTTTCagcaatacatttacatttttctgtaatTACAGCATTCGACAGAGAGGTGTTGCACAGCATGACTGTATTGATTTTGTCCCGCTGACATTTCTCATTGTGTGTTGTGCTTTGTTGCGAAGGGCAGGGAGAGAGGAAATGAAGAAAAGGCTTCAGGAGACAGTCATATGTTTGAAGACAAAGAGCTGGAGAAACACATCACTCCTCAAACTCTGAAACCGAAGATCAAGCAGAACCCTCTCTATTCTCACATCAACATCATTCAGACTGAAGAGAACAAGAGCAAACCCTCCTGGACCATTCAGGACTATGACAGACACACTTCACATGGCCAGCTGGCAGACTATATGAAGGTATGTTATCAGTAAATAGAGACAAATAAACAATTGAATGACAAAAGAAGACATGGTGTGAAAATGATTTAAAGCATATCCCATTAGTTACCTAAAAATGTATCTGCACACTTCAATATTTTGTACAAATTTATTTGCCCTCATAAACTTTTATAAAATACCATAACCTTCCCTCTGCCTTCCCtctgctcaccacacaccagcttttggtagagtggagagacagtgatagagtcaATTCGGTGAAAggggatgattggaaggccatgatcGTCAGGGCctactttggccaggacaccggggttacaatTCTGCTCTTTCACgatttttattgaccacagagagtcaggacctcggtttaacatctcatttgaaagacggtgctcactgacagtgaGGTGTCcacttcacttttactggggcattaggactcacacagaccacaggttgagcgccccctgctggcttcactaacaccactttcaacagcaacctagtgttctcccatccaggtactgaccaggctcagccctgcttagcttcagtgagtaaccggtcttgggctgcagggtgatatggcctTGTATGGCTGTATAACCATAAATTCCAGTTTCAGCAAAGTTGAGTGTCCAGACGCAATTTATTTACAGCTTAGTCATTTACAGCTTAGTCAtacaggcaatggtcaaagcaGGAGCAAACATgactaaagccctgctcacactgtgagatttcagccacgtTTTTGTCATCCGTGACAAATTTGGGAAAttctaaaagattcctgaaatcctaggctaaaatgagtga
This window harbors:
- the LOC110440067 gene encoding serine/threonine-protein kinase pim-3 isoform X2; this encodes MLLQRARCWDEVDSALCLLGSAGLMDCQCDLLCLQVAIKYVSKDRTPERLKVDGQGRLPLEVALMTRVTSAPACPSVLQLLDWFDPPRRYVLILERPAPCQDLQSFCEENGCLDERLTKKVLVQLIAALKHCESRGVLHRDVKPENLLVSTESQDIKLLDFGCGDVLKRSAYKYFSGTPAFAPPEWFRRRHYNATPATVLSVRVTLYNILCDCFPFRGARRVTSRSRLTFPRSLSTGSRNCRSGPYPEQMVVVVIDESKHIPAKTPVTDKSLH
- the LOC110440067 gene encoding serine/threonine-protein kinase pim-3 isoform X1; translated protein: MFPLFSSFLVLFCVADLYLKGPLLGRGGFGSVFAGIRRSNGLPVAIKYVSKDRTPERLKVDGQGRLPLEVALMTRVTSAPACPSVLQLLDWFDPPRRYVLILERPAPCQDLQSFCEENGCLDERLTKKVLVQLIAALKHCESRGVLHRDVKPENLLVSTESQDIKLLDFGCGDVLKRSAYKYFSGTPAFAPPEWFRRRHYNATPATVLSVRVTLYNILCDCFPFRGARRVTSRSRLTFPRSLSTGSRNCRSGPYPEQMVVVVIDESKHIPAKTPVTDKSLH
- the LOC110440067 gene encoding serine/threonine-protein kinase pim-3 isoform X3, with translation MTRVTSAPACPSVLQLLDWFDPPRRYVLILERPAPCQDLQSFCEENGCLDERLTKKVLVQLIAALKHCESRGVLHRDVKPENLLVSTESQDIKLLDFGCGDVLKRSAYKYFSGTPAFAPPEWFRRRHYNATPATVLSVRVTLYNILCDCFPFRGARRVTSRSRLTFPRSLSTGSRNCRSGPYPEQMVVVVIDESKHIPAKTPVTDKSLH
- the minar2 gene encoding major intrinsically disordered NOTCH2-binding receptor 1-like, with translation MDIAVLPNNNHPEKFLQLDVGMLPATHGMFQIGAALSRQRQWHNRMYSQGRERGNEEKASGDSHMFEDKELEKHITPQTLKPKIKQNPLYSHINIIQTEENKSKPSWTIQDYDRHTSHGQLADYMKEDPRDLSFWLEDLYTPGYDSLLKKKAAEMKRNKICKTFAFITLFVCAVVIIITVPIVVKQSRD